In Methylobacterium aquaticum, the following are encoded in one genomic region:
- a CDS encoding FdhF/YdeP family oxidoreductase, whose product MSVEEKTVHYDSPAGGWGSVRGIAEVFGKEWATPLATETLFRQNKPKGFMCVSCSWAKPANYHPFEFCENGAKATLWELTTRRCTPDTLAKHTLTELRGWSDYDLEQLGRLTHPMRYDRAADRYVACGWDEAFQAIGMELRRLDPKSVVFYSSGRASLETSYLYALFARLYGNNNLPDSSNMCHETTSVALKKVIGASVGTVVFDDLSKCDAMFFFGQNTGTNSPRFLHPLQEAAKRGVKIITFNPVRERGLESFTNPQSPIEMLTRSSTQISAQYHQVRPGGDIAVMLGLCKHVFAADDAAKARGTRILDVDFIARHTTGLDAFEAKVRATPWEEIERESGIGRADIEAAGQVYVEAERVCAFYGMGLTQHVHGFENVAMVVNLLLLKGNIGREGTGVSPVRGHSNVQGQRTVGISEKPELVPLDRLAEQFGFEPPRDKGVNTVEACEGILSGEIRAFIGLGGNFVRAIPDQDRMEKAWTGMRLTVQVATKLNRSHLVNGEIAYLLPCLGRTEEDKQASGPQAVSIEDTFSCIYGSQGRRTPASDFLKSEVAIVAGLAKATLAPNPKVTWDAWVGDYGLVRDEIARTYREEFHDFNDRLWIPGGFYRGNSARERIWKTETGKAEFTAPEVMSATGFEDAPGRYRLITMRSNDQFNTTIYGYSDRLRGIEGTRDVLLMNPGEIRRAGLSEGQVVTLVSDAGDGITREVTGLTVTPFSLPDGCLGAYYPEMNPLMALSHHDIQSGTPAAKSVPVRIRPDPGGPKTDRREPTGHAAHPI is encoded by the coding sequence ATGTCGGTCGAGGAGAAGACGGTCCATTACGACAGCCCGGCCGGCGGCTGGGGCTCCGTGCGCGGCATCGCCGAGGTGTTCGGCAAGGAATGGGCGACGCCGCTCGCCACCGAAACCCTGTTTCGCCAGAACAAGCCGAAAGGCTTCATGTGCGTCTCCTGCTCCTGGGCGAAGCCGGCGAACTACCACCCGTTCGAGTTCTGCGAGAACGGCGCCAAGGCGACCCTGTGGGAGCTGACCACCCGGCGCTGCACGCCCGACACGCTGGCCAAGCACACCCTGACCGAGCTGCGCGGCTGGAGCGACTACGACCTCGAACAGCTCGGCCGCCTGACCCACCCGATGCGCTACGACCGCGCCGCCGACCGCTACGTCGCCTGCGGCTGGGACGAGGCCTTCCAGGCGATCGGCATGGAGCTGCGCCGGCTCGACCCGAAATCGGTGGTGTTCTACTCCTCGGGACGTGCCAGCCTCGAAACCTCGTATCTCTACGCCCTGTTCGCCCGGCTCTACGGCAACAACAACCTGCCCGATTCCTCCAACATGTGCCACGAGACGACCTCGGTGGCGTTGAAGAAGGTGATCGGCGCCAGCGTCGGCACGGTCGTGTTCGACGACCTGTCCAAATGCGACGCGATGTTCTTCTTCGGCCAGAACACCGGCACCAACTCGCCGCGCTTCCTGCATCCGCTCCAGGAAGCCGCGAAACGCGGTGTGAAGATCATCACCTTCAACCCCGTGCGCGAGCGGGGGCTCGAGAGCTTCACCAACCCGCAGAGCCCGATCGAGATGCTGACCCGCTCCTCGACCCAGATCAGCGCGCAGTACCATCAGGTCCGGCCCGGCGGCGACATCGCGGTGATGCTCGGCCTGTGCAAGCACGTCTTCGCCGCCGACGACGCCGCCAAGGCGCGGGGCACCCGCATCCTCGATGTCGACTTCATCGCCCGGCACACGACCGGGCTGGACGCCTTCGAGGCGAAGGTCCGGGCGACCCCCTGGGAGGAGATCGAGCGCGAATCCGGCATCGGTCGCGCCGATATCGAGGCGGCGGGACAGGTCTATGTCGAGGCCGAGCGGGTTTGCGCCTTCTACGGCATGGGGCTGACGCAGCACGTCCACGGCTTCGAGAACGTCGCGATGGTGGTCAACCTGCTATTGCTGAAGGGCAATATCGGGCGCGAGGGCACCGGGGTGTCGCCGGTGCGCGGACACTCCAACGTCCAGGGCCAGCGCACCGTCGGCATCTCGGAGAAGCCGGAACTGGTGCCGCTCGATCGCCTGGCTGAGCAATTCGGCTTCGAGCCGCCGCGGGACAAGGGCGTCAACACGGTCGAGGCCTGCGAGGGCATCCTGTCGGGCGAGATCCGGGCCTTCATCGGGCTGGGGGGCAACTTCGTGCGGGCGATCCCCGACCAGGACCGGATGGAGAAGGCCTGGACGGGCATGCGCCTCACCGTGCAGGTCGCGACCAAGCTCAACCGCTCGCACCTCGTCAACGGCGAGATCGCCTACCTGCTGCCCTGCCTCGGCCGCACCGAGGAGGACAAGCAGGCGTCGGGCCCGCAGGCGGTGAGCATCGAGGACACGTTCAGCTGCATCTACGGCTCGCAAGGCCGCCGCACCCCGGCGAGCGATTTCCTGAAGTCCGAGGTCGCGATCGTGGCGGGGCTCGCCAAGGCGACCCTGGCGCCGAACCCGAAGGTGACATGGGATGCCTGGGTCGGCGATTACGGCCTGGTCCGCGACGAGATCGCCAGGACCTACCGGGAGGAGTTCCACGACTTCAACGACCGGCTCTGGATCCCCGGCGGCTTCTATCGCGGCAACTCGGCCCGCGAGCGGATCTGGAAGACCGAGACCGGCAAGGCGGAGTTCACTGCCCCCGAGGTCATGTCGGCGACCGGCTTCGAGGACGCGCCCGGCCGCTATCGGCTCATCACCATGCGGTCGAACGACCAGTTCAACACCACGATCTACGGCTACAGCGACCGCCTGCGCGGGATCGAGGGGACCCGCGACGTGCTTCTGATGAACCCGGGCGAGATCCGCCGCGCGGGCCTGAGCGAGGGCCAGGTCGTCACCCTCGTCAGCGATGCCGGCGACGGAATCACCCGCGAGGTGACCGGCCTCACGGTGACGCCGTTCTCCCTGCCAGACGGATGTCTGGGGGCCTATTACCCCGAGATGAACCCCCTGATGGCGCTCTCGCACCACGACATCCAGTCGGGGACGCCGGCGGCGAAATCGGTGCCGGTGCGGATCCGGCCGGATCCCGGTGGGCCGAAGACGGATCGGCGCGAGCCGACCGGGCATGCGGCGCACCCGATCTGA